One Glycine max cultivar Williams 82 chromosome 8, Glycine_max_v4.0, whole genome shotgun sequence genomic window, CTCTCCAACCTGAAATTACATTTACATGCTTCTATCATGCCATGCATCATAAAcatgttgaaaataaaatatacaggACACATACCTTGGGTACAAGCACATCCATTGCCGCCACTGTCTTTAAGTCATCATTGAGCCGCATGTAGAATGCTTTGATATCTTTTGGATAGTTGTATACAATGACGGGCTTCTGAAACTTCACCTCTGTTAGGTATCTGCATAACATCATACCCCCAAGATATCACAACAACACAAATTGATAAGAACAAGAACTAGACAAagcaaatttaaattaaacgtACCTTTCATGCTCAGATGCTAAATCAATTCCCCATTTcacttcattttcaaatttcttaCCATTCTTCACAGCATCTTCTAGTAATTCCACTGCTTCTGTATATGTAACTCGAATGAAGGGTGTGGAAGCAACCAATTTCAAACGGTCAATGCAACCTTTATCAAACTTATCAGCCATAAACTCCATATCCTCGAGACAGTTGTCAAGTAACCACTGACACATGAATTTCACATATGCCTCGGCACAGTTCATATCATCctacgcaaaaaaaaaaatacaaaaccaTGAACTTTAATTCCACCACAACAGAAGCAAGAGCACCAAACATTACAAGCAGGGAGAAAGTAGGCAGCTTAACATTGCACTAGAAATATAACAAGTTCATTGccctaactaaaaaaatataatatttttatcaacatTCAGCTGATAAGCATACCACTACCAAATGCCAACAACAAATATCAcatttgaatataatataatcaagaTCGCTCTTGAGTATACCTTCAACTCTGCAAATGCAATCTCGGGTTCTACCATCCAAAACTCAGCCAAATGCCTGGAAGTGTGAGAATTCTCCGCCCGAAATGTTGGTCCAAAGGTATACACACTACTGAGAGCACATACATAAGACTCAACTTGAAGCTGACCCGAAACCGTCAAAAATGCTTGACGTGCAAAGAAATCTTTCCCATAATCCACCTTTCCATCATCCTTCCTGGGAATCCCAGGCTTAAGCTTAGACCTCTCCTCCACCTTAGCAAAACTCTCCTTTGCCTTCTTAAGCTGATCCACAGCAGCACCGATCTCCTGCTTACTCGCCTTGGCAGCTTTCAACTGAGACACAACCTCCCCTTTCTCCTGAACAACAAACCTAGCCACCTCCACATCTGCCTCCGACGGAGGCGGATTCTGCAAGAACTCCTTCTCCAATCTCTCAGCCTCACTCAGCAAAGTTGTCACCTGAAACATCTCACCCGCACCCTCACAATCACTCGTGGTAACAATGGGCGTGTGCACGTAAAGAAACCCTTCCTTGTTGAAAAATGTGTGTGTAGCATACGCAAGAGCATTTCTAATTCTAGCCACAGCAGATATCTGCAATCACAAAcaacataattataataattctaaTGAATCGAAtttcattataataatttcaaGCTTTTAAATTGTCAATCAATCAGCAATCGTGTTAGGTCTAACAAACTAATAGTGTTGTGTTTGGtgctaaaaaaaaagcatggtGAATTTCTCAGAATATCAAGTGATGCAACGAAAGCACGATAATGaacgcaatttaaaaccttgataaCAGAAAAGGAAAGTACCGTGTTGGTTCTGGAACGAAGGTGAACGAAATCTCTGAGGAACTCGAGAGTGAGTCTCATTTTGGGCAGAGGATACTTGGCGGGATCGACCGGGCCGACGTGGAGGACCTTATCGGCGCGGAGTTCGATCTTCTGTTTGGTGCCGGAAGGAGGGAGCTTCAGGTGGCCGTCGAAGACGACACATGTTCCGGTGGGAACGAGTTGGCCGAGTTCGCCGAGCGCGGCTTCGACGATGACCTGGAGGTTGCCGGCGCAGCTTCCGTCGTTGATTTCTAGGAAGGCGAAAGCGTCCTTGTCGGCTTTGCGTCCCGTTTTCACCCAGCCGCCGACGCGCGCCTTG contains:
- the LOC100804064 gene encoding asparagine--tRNA ligase, cytoplasmic 1; protein product: MADSSSPPTNQLAATTLDEVPKANFSDRVPIRSIISRPDGGSGLAGSKARVGGWVKTGRKADKDAFAFLEINDGSCAGNLQVIVEAALGELGQLVPTGTCVVFDGHLKLPPSGTKQKIELRADKVLHVGPVDPAKYPLPKMRLTLEFLRDFVHLRSRTNTISAVARIRNALAYATHTFFNKEGFLYVHTPIVTTSDCEGAGEMFQVTTLLSEAERLEKEFLQNPPPSEADVEVARFVVQEKGEVVSQLKAAKASKQEIGAAVDQLKKAKESFAKVEERSKLKPGIPRKDDGKVDYGKDFFARQAFLTVSGQLQVESYVCALSSVYTFGPTFRAENSHTSRHLAEFWMVEPEIAFAELKDDMNCAEAYVKFMCQWLLDNCLEDMEFMADKFDKGCIDRLKLVASTPFIRVTYTEAVELLEDAVKNGKKFENEVKWGIDLASEHERYLTEVKFQKPVIVYNYPKDIKAFYMRLNDDLKTVAAMDVLVPKVGELIGGSQREERCDVIQTRIKEMGLPIEPYEWYLDLRRYGTVKHAGFGLGFERMILFVTGLENIRDVIPFPRYPGRADL